A region from the Sphingopyxis lindanitolerans genome encodes:
- a CDS encoding TonB-dependent receptor — MSRIRVSKVPLTRSISAWTVAVVLAAASAPVAAQQAAGDAGASDDNAEIIVTGERIGAGNVRAAAVLRVEDIQERPLGSDITQSLAKVPGIQVSSGDARGGSFSFELYLRGLNKEQVGLTLDGIPTGDARFNGGSPPQRFIESSNVARINVSQSAGDIGAPSRFALGGFVDFITADPRSELGATVEAGVGSDNFYRGYARIDTGEILPGLTSYISYSHQQNDIWAGPKNRRSRKDHVEFKAVKDLADGGFIKFRAAYNDQTDNDFNIITLAEFDADPRNDRALDALTGIPARDLDFGGALGGSRKDFLAYVNSKFFLTENLTFSVNPYYQQLRGESFRYQDRQRRLTGGDPMAVTGYNALGGAVRPALITTRNSNALGGPADMRITPRDADRMGLTGEFRFKDFVPGNTLRVGGWWENAKASETRNFFPILNSAQSIDIDRDDLAYVEYDRRSTIETGMLYIQDQFDIIPDVLRLDAGLTWFSVTYRAQSPLEYQKLVRFNQTSGINPKIGIGFKPVQGLELFAGYAQNFAGIPEDAFLGSNSAINPGDLRPIETENMDAGVRFTTDHLALSLQGYYTRLKNNIGTVPISIAGVDPEEIIRGNVSTRAANISGTKSKGIEATAIVDYDWVNFYLAYSYQDAKHDDPPAGSPERAELAAVGVIGGARVRDIPRHSLFGQVEVKPIKGASVQFSGRYVGSRVGGHLIQPTTNAERGVEYLPSHAVFGLNASYDFGDTGPFREMKFQINVDNLFDKKYLGAVSSSTATLPDFGLAGSGTLPTLDRYFIGAPRTVTASLRARF, encoded by the coding sequence ATGTCTCGCATACGGGTAAGCAAGGTGCCGCTCACACGATCGATCAGCGCTTGGACGGTTGCGGTTGTTCTTGCAGCGGCCAGTGCGCCGGTCGCGGCCCAGCAAGCTGCTGGCGATGCGGGGGCTTCCGATGACAATGCCGAGATCATTGTCACCGGCGAACGGATCGGCGCTGGCAACGTCCGCGCCGCGGCGGTCCTCCGCGTCGAGGACATCCAGGAGCGCCCCCTTGGTTCGGACATCACCCAGTCGCTCGCGAAGGTGCCGGGCATCCAGGTTTCCTCGGGCGATGCGCGCGGCGGGAGTTTCTCCTTCGAGCTGTATCTGCGCGGGCTGAACAAGGAGCAGGTCGGCCTGACGCTCGACGGCATCCCGACCGGCGACGCGCGGTTCAATGGCGGTTCGCCCCCGCAACGCTTCATCGAATCGAGCAATGTCGCGCGCATCAACGTATCGCAGAGTGCCGGCGACATCGGGGCGCCCTCGCGCTTCGCGCTCGGCGGCTTCGTCGATTTCATCACCGCCGATCCGCGCAGCGAACTGGGCGCCACAGTCGAAGCGGGCGTCGGTTCGGATAATTTCTACCGCGGCTATGCCCGCATCGACACGGGCGAAATCCTCCCCGGATTGACCAGCTATATCAGCTATTCGCACCAGCAGAATGATATCTGGGCGGGACCGAAGAACCGGCGGTCACGAAAGGACCATGTCGAGTTCAAGGCGGTGAAAGATCTCGCCGACGGCGGCTTCATCAAGTTTCGCGCGGCCTATAACGACCAGACCGACAATGATTTCAACATCATCACGCTGGCCGAGTTCGACGCCGATCCGCGGAACGACCGGGCGCTGGACGCGCTTACGGGCATTCCGGCGCGCGATCTCGACTTTGGCGGCGCGCTGGGTGGGAGCCGGAAGGATTTCCTCGCCTATGTGAACAGCAAATTCTTCCTGACCGAGAATCTGACCTTCAGCGTCAATCCCTATTATCAGCAACTGCGCGGCGAATCCTTCCGCTATCAGGATCGCCAGCGCCGCCTGACCGGCGGCGACCCGATGGCGGTGACGGGATATAATGCGCTTGGCGGCGCGGTCCGCCCGGCCCTGATCACGACGCGCAACAGCAACGCCCTGGGCGGCCCCGCCGATATGCGCATCACGCCGCGCGATGCCGATCGCATGGGGCTGACCGGCGAATTCCGGTTCAAGGACTTTGTGCCCGGCAACACGCTGCGCGTCGGCGGTTGGTGGGAAAATGCCAAAGCGTCGGAAACCCGCAACTTTTTCCCTATCCTCAATTCGGCGCAGAGCATCGATATCGACCGCGACGACCTCGCCTATGTCGAATATGACCGGCGATCGACGATCGAAACGGGCATGCTCTATATTCAGGATCAGTTCGACATCATTCCCGATGTCCTGCGCCTGGACGCCGGTCTGACCTGGTTCAGCGTTACCTATCGCGCCCAGTCGCCGCTCGAATATCAAAAACTGGTCCGGTTCAACCAGACTTCGGGAATCAATCCCAAAATCGGTATCGGCTTCAAACCCGTCCAGGGGCTCGAACTCTTCGCCGGATACGCCCAGAATTTCGCGGGCATTCCCGAGGACGCATTCCTGGGCTCGAACTCCGCCATCAATCCGGGCGACCTTCGGCCGATCGAGACCGAGAATATGGACGCCGGCGTCCGTTTCACCACCGATCATCTCGCGCTGTCGCTGCAGGGCTATTACACGCGCCTCAAGAATAATATCGGCACGGTGCCGATCTCGATCGCGGGCGTCGATCCCGAAGAGATCATCCGCGGCAACGTCAGCACCCGCGCCGCGAACATCTCCGGAACCAAGAGCAAGGGCATCGAGGCGACGGCCATCGTCGATTATGACTGGGTCAATTTCTATCTGGCCTATTCCTATCAGGACGCGAAGCACGACGATCCGCCCGCCGGCTCGCCCGAGCGGGCGGAACTCGCCGCCGTGGGTGTGATCGGGGGCGCACGCGTTCGCGATATCCCGCGCCATAGCCTGTTCGGACAGGTGGAAGTGAAGCCGATCAAGGGCGCGAGCGTGCAGTTCAGCGGCCGTTATGTCGGCTCGCGCGTCGGCGGTCATCTGATCCAGCCGACCACCAATGCGGAGCGCGGGGTCGAGTATCTGCCGAGCCACGCCGTGTTCGGCCTCAATGCGAGCTATGACTTCGGCGACACCGGGCCGTTCCGGGAAATGAAGTTCCAGATCAATGTCGATAATCTGTTCGACAAGAAATATCTCGGCGCGGTCAGCAGCTCGACGGCGACGCTGCCCGATTTCGGATTGGCGGGGAGCGGCACGCTGCCGACCCTGGACCGGTATTTCATCGGCGCGCCGCGGACTGTAACCGCTTCCCTGCGCGCCCGCTTCTGA
- a CDS encoding nucleoside hydrolase, with product MATDGRKLVILDTDPGIDDAMALLYLSASPGVRLDSITTVFGNGDIDTTSRNAAYLVERFALGLRVYPGAAGPLAGERHIPALKVHGEDGLGGHGLADGFPPPPPTVPAWEHIARTILANPGKVSLLAIGPLTNLALALRHRPEIASLTREVVIMGGAFGTQGRRGNIRPHAEANFYYDPLAAKEVLAAGWPVTVVGLDVSTDCILSSAQAKALAAIGGDAGALLWQISRGYAEIYRQFDGIDGFCIHDVAAAACLVSPHLFSLCGAALDVATGGDDAGRSFVADDDRRHQQHYCDGVAAGQLVTDFIAAIERLAAPQPSSAG from the coding sequence ATGGCCACCGACGGCCGCAAACTTGTCATTCTGGACACCGATCCCGGCATCGACGATGCGATGGCGCTGCTCTATCTGAGCGCCTCGCCCGGCGTGCGGCTGGACTCGATCACCACCGTCTTCGGCAATGGCGACATCGATACGACGAGCCGCAACGCCGCCTATCTGGTCGAGCGATTCGCCCTTGGCCTGCGGGTCTATCCCGGCGCTGCCGGACCGCTGGCGGGCGAACGCCATATCCCGGCGCTCAAGGTGCACGGCGAAGACGGTCTGGGCGGTCATGGCCTGGCGGACGGCTTTCCCCCGCCGCCGCCGACCGTTCCCGCGTGGGAGCATATCGCACGGACCATCCTCGCCAATCCCGGCAAGGTGTCGCTGCTCGCCATCGGACCGCTGACCAACCTCGCGCTGGCGTTGCGGCACCGGCCGGAGATCGCATCGCTGACGCGCGAAGTCGTGATCATGGGCGGGGCCTTCGGCACCCAGGGGCGCCGGGGCAATATCCGGCCGCACGCCGAGGCCAATTTCTATTATGACCCCTTGGCCGCGAAAGAAGTCCTTGCGGCAGGCTGGCCGGTAACGGTGGTCGGGCTCGACGTGTCCACCGACTGCATCCTTTCGTCGGCGCAGGCCAAGGCGCTCGCCGCGATCGGCGGCGATGCGGGCGCATTGTTGTGGCAGATTTCGCGCGGCTATGCCGAAATCTATCGCCAGTTCGACGGCATCGACGGTTTTTGCATCCATGACGTCGCTGCGGCAGCTTGCCTCGTTTCGCCGCACCTGTTCTCGCTATGCGGGGCGGCGCTCGACGTGGCCACGGGCGGTGACGATGCGGGCCGCTCCTTCGTCGCCGACGACGACCGGCGCCACCAGCAACATTATTGCGACGGCGTCGCGGCGGGGCAGCTCGTCACCGATTTCATCGCCGCGATCGAGCGACTGGCAGCACCGCAACCGAGCAGCGCCGGGTGA
- a CDS encoding phosphoribosylanthranilate isomerase: protein MRALPSFIAFTGVDCVDLLPGMQHLSRHFAIEWGVLVDDARDELLFADPDVRAKLLEAPGLRYAAHVCGEQAGLIANDPARARIDLARFQRLQVNHGFSGSSPEQIENSIRFGRAQTIRTMLQTLDAFPGDARLDWLYDTSFGTGKTPESWPRIPAKGPFCGFSGGIRAENVAAVLDAIAAPEDGQFWIDMESGVRTDGRFDLAKCEAVCRAVFG from the coding sequence ATGCGAGCCCTGCCCAGCTTCATCGCGTTCACGGGAGTCGATTGCGTCGATCTGCTTCCCGGCATGCAGCATCTGTCGCGCCACTTTGCGATCGAATGGGGCGTGCTGGTCGACGATGCGAGGGACGAGCTTCTGTTCGCCGACCCTGACGTCCGGGCGAAGCTGCTCGAGGCGCCGGGCCTTCGCTATGCCGCCCATGTCTGCGGCGAACAGGCCGGGCTGATCGCCAATGATCCGGCACGGGCCCGCATCGATCTCGCGCGGTTCCAGCGATTGCAAGTCAATCACGGCTTTTCGGGCAGTTCGCCCGAGCAGATCGAGAACAGCATTCGTTTTGGCCGCGCGCAGACGATCCGTACCATGCTCCAGACGCTGGACGCTTTCCCGGGCGATGCCCGGCTCGACTGGCTCTACGACACGTCGTTTGGCACCGGGAAGACGCCGGAGAGCTGGCCCCGCATTCCCGCCAAGGGGCCCTTTTGCGGCTTTTCGGGCGGCATCCGGGCCGAGAATGTCGCCGCCGTCCTCGATGCCATAGCCGCGCCGGAAGATGGGCAGTTCTGGATCGACATGGAATCGGGCGTTCGCACCGACGGCCGGTTCGATCTCGCAAAGTGCGAAGCCGTCTGCCGAGCGGTCTTCGGCTGA
- a CDS encoding ribokinase, with product MTVAILGSLNLDVVFSCDSLPAPGETILCSDVRSGPGGKGLNQAVAARRAGCAVILIGAVGRDANGVTLLGTLEQEGIDPDRIARLDDAPTGLAHIMVDRGGENSIVVASGANKADFPLRSLIDGIEAPVFLAQLEVGLAPIKAFFAQARRAGSRTILNAAPAIPAASALFEDSDILILNEHELAQFSGASRPASDEAAIAEAARSLMVRDDQAIIVTLGARGTQIIDATGSRRIPARMVTVTDTTGAGDCFCGVLAASLARGAALADAVGRANLAASLAVQRSGAAAAMPTAAEIDAA from the coding sequence GTGACTGTCGCCATATTGGGAAGCCTGAATCTCGACGTCGTTTTTTCCTGCGACTCGCTACCCGCACCGGGCGAAACGATCCTGTGTTCCGATGTCCGCAGCGGCCCTGGCGGCAAGGGGCTCAACCAGGCGGTCGCGGCGCGGCGCGCGGGTTGCGCCGTGATCCTGATCGGCGCCGTCGGCCGGGATGCGAACGGCGTCACACTCCTCGGAACTCTAGAGCAGGAGGGGATCGACCCCGACCGGATCGCGCGCCTCGACGACGCGCCGACGGGCCTCGCGCATATCATGGTCGATAGGGGCGGCGAGAATTCGATCGTCGTCGCAAGCGGCGCCAATAAAGCCGATTTTCCGCTGAGGTCCTTGATCGACGGAATCGAGGCGCCGGTGTTCCTGGCGCAGCTCGAGGTCGGGCTGGCCCCGATCAAAGCGTTCTTCGCGCAGGCGCGCAGGGCGGGATCGCGGACGATACTCAATGCCGCGCCGGCTATTCCGGCCGCCTCGGCGCTGTTCGAGGATAGCGATATCCTCATCCTCAACGAGCATGAGCTGGCGCAGTTCAGCGGGGCCTCCCGTCCCGCCAGCGACGAAGCGGCGATCGCCGAGGCCGCGCGGTCGCTCATGGTTCGCGACGATCAGGCCATCATCGTTACATTGGGCGCGCGGGGCACGCAGATCATCGACGCGACCGGGTCGCGCCGCATTCCCGCCCGTATGGTGACGGTTACCGACACCACCGGCGCGGGCGATTGCTTCTGCGGCGTGCTCGCCGCGAGTCTGGCGCGTGGCGCGGCGCTGGCCGATGCGGTCGGGCGAGCGAATCTGGCGGCATCGCTGGCCGTCCAGCGATCGGGCGCCGCCGCCGCGATGCCGACAGCAGCCGAAATTGACGCGGCCTGA
- a CDS encoding TetR/AcrR family transcriptional regulator: MPKSSLVPVEDATPPSKPQMGRPRSADVDRRIFKETLDVVSERGFSGVTVNEICERAGISRATFYRRYPSPAEALAEAINEAFEFHALPHSQDPVEYLLEFAQSIERSYSDPRIAPAIGFMIGEYKAKPDVYQGLQNGLRERRAHVRSALEKMGTLPRQKDQPLDIDEVLVILSSLAWNASVTKRKLDADVLRTIISRLIR, translated from the coding sequence ATGCCCAAATCCTCCCTAGTCCCTGTCGAGGACGCGACGCCCCCCAGCAAGCCGCAGATGGGACGCCCGCGCTCGGCCGACGTCGACCGCCGGATATTCAAGGAAACCCTCGACGTCGTGTCCGAACGGGGTTTTTCCGGGGTAACGGTCAATGAAATCTGCGAGCGGGCGGGGATCAGCCGCGCGACCTTCTATCGCCGCTATCCAAGTCCCGCCGAAGCGCTGGCCGAGGCAATCAACGAGGCGTTCGAGTTTCACGCGCTCCCGCATTCGCAAGACCCGGTCGAATATCTGCTCGAGTTCGCCCAATCGATCGAACGATCCTATTCCGATCCGCGCATCGCGCCCGCGATCGGCTTTATGATCGGCGAGTATAAGGCCAAACCCGACGTCTATCAGGGACTTCAAAACGGCCTTCGCGAACGCCGGGCGCACGTCCGGAGCGCGCTCGAGAAAATGGGCACGCTCCCCCGCCAGAAGGACCAGCCGCTCGACATCGACGAAGTGCTCGTCATTCTGTCGTCGCTCGCCTGGAACGCCTCGGTGACGAAGCGCAAGCTCGACGCGGATGTGCTGCGCACGATCATCAGCCGCCTCATCCGCTGA
- a CDS encoding esterase-like activity of phytase family protein translates to MADACGVGQPELWVRGELPSQARFAGVRVGGLSGIDYRRSRNDYLLVSDDRGAHGGGRAYRMILDFGSGQRVSTRLLDALTLRRDDGRAFASDGESGPGTDAESIRAAANGWIYWTNEASGENASGPQLLRMRWRDGKSRPLALPAYLVPDRHRGSGPRDNRSFEGLWIGRDGAIWLGLEAPLLEDGAPPTLAEGSWTRIVRLAAGDKGGRDYLYPLEPIANQLPGRLADNGLSEMIVLPGPRFLVLERSGSQQPDGGFRYTSRIFCAYPASGVQAGDPVRLEKQRVTDLNALGPFDNANFEGMTFGPRLADGRRSLVLVADNDFRDERPTIFAVLAVR, encoded by the coding sequence ATGGCGGACGCCTGCGGGGTGGGGCAGCCCGAACTGTGGGTGCGGGGCGAACTGCCCAGCCAGGCGCGATTTGCCGGTGTGAGGGTCGGGGGCCTGTCGGGCATCGATTACCGTCGGAGCCGGAACGACTATCTGCTCGTCAGCGACGATCGCGGCGCCCATGGTGGGGGACGGGCGTATCGCATGATCCTCGATTTCGGATCCGGCCAGCGGGTTAGCACCCGTCTCCTCGATGCGTTGACCCTGCGCCGGGACGATGGGCGTGCCTTCGCAAGCGACGGCGAGTCGGGGCCCGGGACCGACGCCGAGTCGATCCGTGCCGCCGCGAACGGGTGGATCTATTGGACCAACGAGGCCAGCGGCGAAAATGCTTCGGGACCGCAGCTTCTCCGGATGCGCTGGCGCGATGGCAAAAGCCGGCCGCTGGCGTTACCGGCGTACCTCGTCCCCGATCGCCACCGCGGAAGCGGACCGCGCGACAATCGATCGTTCGAGGGTTTGTGGATCGGGCGCGACGGGGCCATCTGGCTCGGCCTCGAAGCACCATTGCTCGAAGACGGGGCTCCGCCGACCCTCGCCGAGGGAAGCTGGACGCGGATCGTCCGGCTGGCGGCAGGCGACAAGGGCGGCCGCGACTATCTCTATCCGCTGGAACCGATCGCAAACCAGCTCCCCGGGCGCCTGGCGGACAATGGGCTCAGCGAAATGATCGTGCTTCCCGGTCCCCGCTTCCTGGTGCTCGAACGATCGGGGAGTCAGCAGCCCGACGGCGGGTTTCGCTACACCAGCCGGATTTTCTGTGCCTATCCCGCGAGCGGCGTGCAAGCCGGGGATCCCGTGCGGCTGGAAAAACAGCGGGTCACCGATCTCAATGCCTTGGGACCGTTCGACAACGCCAATTTCGAGGGCATGACCTTCGGCCCCCGCCTGGCGGATGGGCGGCGCAGTCTCGTCCTGGTGGCCGACAATGATTTTCGGGACGAGCGGCCGACGATCTTCGCGGTTCTGGCGGTCCGCTAG
- a CDS encoding NupC/NupG family nucleoside CNT transporter: MPYADFLRGLLGLAVFLGIAWALSENRRAIHYRAMFLGLVAQILIALLLTKVPAVVNALGGLAHGVDNLQRSAESGSMFVFGYLGGGDQPFIKANPQASTFIFALQVIPAVLLVSALAALLWHWGVLRWIVRGSAWLFGKLFGVSGPVGVSTSACIFLGMIEAPLLVRPLLPRLSRGEFFIIMVDGLSVIAGSTMILLGGMLAGKVPGAFTHLLTASLISTPMAITMARIIIPSDIVRSSERVPLESSYKSSLDAMTHGTINAVRIAAYVIALLIVFIGSISVVNALLALLPHQGEPWTLTSIFGNLFAPVAWLMGVPMGDLQAVGGLLGTKVTLNEVVAYGQLADLPPGTLTERGALIATYALCSFGNFGSVAILIGTLTAMAPEKSDEIVELGMKALLAAFLTTCMTGTIVGLLSILF; the protein is encoded by the coding sequence ATGCCATATGCTGATTTCCTGAGAGGCCTGCTCGGCCTTGCCGTTTTTCTCGGCATCGCATGGGCTTTGTCCGAGAACAGGCGCGCCATTCACTATCGGGCGATGTTCTTGGGCCTGGTCGCGCAGATATTGATCGCGCTTCTCCTGACCAAAGTGCCTGCTGTGGTCAACGCCCTGGGCGGCCTGGCGCACGGCGTCGATAATCTGCAGCGCTCGGCGGAGAGCGGCTCGATGTTCGTCTTTGGCTATCTGGGCGGCGGCGACCAGCCGTTCATCAAGGCCAATCCCCAGGCTTCGACCTTCATCTTCGCGCTCCAGGTCATTCCCGCCGTGTTGCTGGTCAGCGCGCTGGCGGCGCTGCTTTGGCATTGGGGCGTGCTGCGCTGGATCGTGCGCGGCTCCGCGTGGCTGTTCGGCAAGCTGTTCGGGGTCAGCGGGCCGGTCGGCGTCTCGACCTCGGCCTGCATCTTCCTGGGGATGATCGAGGCGCCGCTGCTCGTTCGCCCGCTGCTGCCGCGCCTTTCGCGCGGCGAATTCTTCATCATCATGGTCGATGGGCTTTCGGTCATCGCGGGTTCGACGATGATCCTGCTGGGGGGCATGCTCGCCGGGAAAGTGCCCGGCGCCTTCACCCATTTGCTCACCGCATCGCTGATCAGCACGCCAATGGCGATCACCATGGCCCGGATCATCATTCCGAGCGACATCGTCCGCTCGTCCGAACGCGTCCCGCTTGAGAGCAGCTACAAGAGCAGTCTCGATGCGATGACGCACGGCACGATCAACGCCGTCCGTATCGCCGCCTATGTCATCGCCCTGCTGATCGTGTTCATCGGCTCGATCAGCGTGGTCAATGCGCTGCTGGCGCTGCTGCCGCATCAGGGAGAGCCCTGGACGCTGACCTCGATCTTCGGCAATCTCTTCGCGCCGGTCGCCTGGCTGATGGGCGTGCCGATGGGCGATCTGCAGGCCGTCGGGGGATTGCTCGGGACCAAGGTCACGCTCAACGAGGTCGTGGCCTATGGTCAGCTTGCCGACCTGCCGCCGGGCACCCTGACCGAACGCGGCGCGCTGATCGCCACCTATGCCCTGTGCAGCTTCGGCAATTTCGGCAGCGTGGCGATCCTGATCGGAACGCTCACGGCGATGGCGCCCGAAAAAAGCGACGAGATCGTCGAGCTTGGCATGAAAGCCCTGCTGGCCGCCTTCCTCACCACTTGCATGACCGGCACGATCGTCGGCCTGCTCAGCATCTTGTTCTAG